One Rhizobiales bacterium GAS188 DNA window includes the following coding sequences:
- a CDS encoding Beta-barrel assembly machine subunit BamA, producing MFDWALLRLPAFRMAAFAAALLSGGLPAFAQQVIVRGNANVDPEAVKPYVSREGRLLDPASAQAELDKAGFFPGAKVTRQGSNLVVTISAKAQISRVVFEGNSKLKTDTLETTVLSKTRGPFSQSVVDADVQRIKDLYRTQGRGHAIVSERTVNLPDGKVDVVFTVKEGEKTGLKEIKFIGNNAVSNWRLKNIMTTTESNWLSFFKTSDIYDPDRIAADLEQIRRYYLKNGYADFRVVSQEAVFDEARGGWVLTVVLDEGGPYRIGDVRVESHIPSIDGDQLRRVVRTSTGDLYNAELVEKSVQALTSQVGAKGYAFGQARPVGTRDPATHTVSIGYIVEEGPRVFVERIDIKANTRTHDDVIRREIDLSEGDAYNKVLMDRAERRLNNLGYFKKVAVTTEPGSTPDRIVVVVNAEDQPTGAFAVSGGYSTSDGIIGEVSVTESNFLGRGLYVKVSGSLGQRTNGVEFSFTNPYFLGQRLAAGFDLFTKYQDNTRYALYTSRTTGGQIRLGFPLTEEWTFIARYALYSTDIKIPNTTTQPFNDCTSPIPGVTLVNPDGTTNLTSCTANGEASIALKQSKGSRLTSAPGYTFDYNTVDNVKDPHAGIFAEVKQDFAGLGGDSKWVRTTGVAKYYYEMYEDVVGLFKLQGGYLWGYGGNNKLKITDNFNLGPEIVRGFAPQGIGPRDLNGDFKNNPLGGTTYFGGSFEVQFPIWGIPREIGLKGALFADAGTLFGYRGQKYFPGFYGGTLANPVNCNPPVSFAQITATQVSECVNVHDSHMIRSSVGGSILWNSPLGPIRFDLAYATTKDKYDRLQVFRFSGGGSF from the coding sequence ATGTTTGATTGGGCTTTACTTCGACTTCCGGCGTTCCGGATGGCCGCCTTCGCGGCTGCCTTGCTGTCTGGAGGCCTGCCGGCCTTCGCCCAGCAGGTGATCGTGCGCGGCAACGCCAATGTCGATCCGGAGGCGGTGAAGCCTTACGTGTCGCGCGAAGGCCGGCTGCTCGACCCGGCGTCGGCGCAGGCCGAGCTCGACAAGGCCGGATTCTTCCCGGGCGCGAAGGTGACTCGCCAGGGCTCGAACCTGGTGGTGACCATCTCGGCCAAGGCGCAGATCTCGCGCGTCGTGTTCGAGGGAAACAGCAAGCTCAAGACCGACACCCTCGAGACCACGGTGCTGTCGAAGACGCGCGGCCCGTTCAGCCAATCCGTCGTCGATGCCGATGTGCAGCGCATCAAGGACCTCTACCGCACGCAAGGCCGCGGTCATGCCATTGTCTCGGAGAGAACCGTCAATCTGCCGGACGGCAAGGTCGACGTCGTCTTCACGGTCAAGGAGGGTGAGAAGACCGGTCTGAAAGAGATCAAGTTCATCGGCAACAACGCCGTTTCGAACTGGCGTCTGAAGAACATCATGACGACCACCGAGTCGAACTGGTTGAGCTTCTTCAAGACCTCCGACATCTATGATCCGGACCGCATCGCCGCCGATCTCGAGCAGATCCGCCGCTACTATCTCAAGAACGGCTATGCCGATTTCAGGGTCGTTTCCCAGGAAGCCGTATTCGACGAGGCGAGAGGGGGCTGGGTGCTGACCGTCGTGCTCGACGAGGGCGGGCCCTACCGGATCGGCGATGTGCGTGTCGAATCCCATATCCCGAGCATCGACGGCGACCAGCTTCGCCGCGTGGTGCGCACCTCGACCGGCGACCTCTACAACGCCGAGCTCGTCGAGAAGAGCGTCCAGGCCTTGACCAGCCAGGTCGGCGCCAAGGGCTATGCGTTCGGCCAGGCGCGGCCCGTCGGCACGCGCGACCCGGCTACCCATACGGTCTCGATCGGCTACATCGTCGAGGAAGGGCCGCGGGTGTTCGTCGAACGCATCGACATCAAGGCCAATACACGCACCCATGACGACGTGATTCGCCGCGAGATCGACCTCAGCGAAGGCGACGCCTACAACAAGGTCCTGATGGACCGCGCCGAGCGCCGTTTGAACAATCTCGGCTATTTCAAGAAGGTCGCCGTCACGACCGAGCCCGGGTCGACGCCCGACCGCATTGTCGTGGTGGTGAATGCCGAAGACCAACCGACGGGCGCTTTCGCGGTTTCGGGCGGCTATTCGACGAGCGACGGTATCATCGGCGAGGTGTCGGTGACCGAGAGCAACTTCCTCGGCCGCGGCCTCTACGTCAAAGTGTCGGGCTCGCTCGGCCAGAGGACGAACGGCGTCGAGTTCTCGTTCACGAACCCCTATTTCCTCGGGCAGAGATTGGCGGCGGGCTTCGACCTGTTCACCAAATACCAGGACAATACGAGATACGCGCTCTACACGAGCCGCACGACCGGCGGCCAGATCCGGCTCGGATTTCCGCTCACGGAGGAGTGGACCTTCATCGCGCGCTACGCGCTCTATTCGACCGATATCAAAATCCCGAACACCACGACGCAGCCCTTCAACGACTGCACCTCGCCAATTCCGGGCGTAACGCTCGTCAACCCCGACGGCACGACCAACCTGACGAGCTGCACGGCGAATGGCGAGGCGTCGATCGCCTTGAAGCAATCGAAGGGATCGCGGCTGACCTCGGCGCCGGGCTATACCTTCGACTACAACACCGTCGACAATGTGAAGGACCCGCATGCCGGCATATTCGCCGAAGTGAAGCAGGACTTCGCAGGCCTCGGCGGCGATTCGAAGTGGGTCCGCACCACCGGCGTCGCCAAATACTATTACGAGATGTATGAGGACGTCGTCGGCCTCTTCAAGCTCCAGGGCGGCTATCTGTGGGGCTATGGTGGCAACAACAAGCTCAAGATCACGGATAACTTCAACCTGGGTCCGGAGATCGTGCGCGGCTTCGCTCCACAGGGCATCGGCCCGCGTGACTTGAACGGCGATTTCAAGAACAATCCGCTGGGTGGAACCACCTATTTCGGCGGCTCGTTCGAAGTCCAGTTTCCGATCTGGGGCATCCCGAGGGAAATCGGGCTCAAAGGGGCATTGTTTGCCGATGCCGGCACCTTGTTCGGTTATCGCGGGCAGAAATACTTCCCTGGTTTCTATGGCGGAACCCTCGCCAACCCAGTCAATTGTAATCCGCCGGTTTCCTTCGCGCAGATCACCGCCACCCAGGTCAGCGAATGCGTGAATGTGCATGATTCGCACATGATCCGCTCCTCGGTCGGCGGCTCGATTCTCTGGAACTCACCGCTCGGGCCGATCCGCTTCGATCTCGCCTATGCGACGACGAAGGATAAATACGACCGCCTGCAAGTCTTCCGCTTCTCGGGCGGCGGGTCGTTCTGA
- a CDS encoding ribosome recycling factor — translation MPTPPLDLAELKRRMQGATQSFRHELGGLRTGRASASLIEPVTVEAYGAQMPINQVATISVPEPRLLSVQVWDKSMVTAVDKAIRNANLGLSPTIEGQVLRIRIPELNEQRRKEMVKIAHKYAEDARVAVRHVRRDGMDLIKKLEKEKAIAEDDVAREHDQVQKATDQVIAEIDAALAAKEKEIMQV, via the coding sequence ATGCCGACCCCACCTCTCGATCTCGCCGAACTGAAGCGCCGCATGCAGGGCGCCACCCAATCCTTCCGCCATGAGCTCGGCGGGCTGCGCACCGGGCGCGCCTCGGCGAGCCTGATCGAGCCGGTGACGGTGGAGGCCTATGGCGCCCAAATGCCGATCAACCAGGTGGCGACCATCAGCGTTCCCGAGCCGCGGCTGTTGTCGGTGCAGGTGTGGGACAAGTCCATGGTGACGGCCGTCGACAAAGCGATTCGCAACGCCAATCTCGGCCTGAGCCCGACCATCGAGGGCCAGGTGCTGCGCATCCGCATCCCGGAGCTGAACGAGCAGCGGCGCAAGGAGATGGTCAAGATCGCCCATAAATACGCCGAGGATGCGCGCGTCGCCGTGCGCCATGTGCGGCGCGACGGCATGGATCTGATCAAGAAGCTCGAAAAAGAGAAGGCGATTGCCGAGGACGATGTGGCGCGCGAACACGATCAGGTGCAGAAAGCGACGGACCAGGTGATCGCCGAGATCGACGCCGCCCTCGCGGCCAAGGAAAAGGAAATCATGCAGGTCTAG
- a CDS encoding 3-methylcrotonyl-CoA carboxylase beta subunit, translated as MTILKPKLDASSRDLAANAAEWGKLAAELRERRAVVAQGGSAKARERHVGRGKLLPRERVMRLLDPGSPFLEIGLLAANGLYGDDIHAAGMIAGIGRVEGREVMIVCNDSTIKGGTYYPMTVKKHLRAQEIARENRLPCIYLVDSGGANLPHQTEVFPDREHFGRIFYNQANLSSFGIPQIAVVMGSCTAGGAYVPAMSDETIIVRKQGTIFLAGPPLVKAATGEVVSAEELGGADVHARQSGVADHYALDDGHALAIARRIVGNLNSRKEIDIVLAEPREPLHPSEELEAVVPTDLKKQYDPREIIARLVDGSEFDEFKALYGQTLVTGFARLHGVPVGIIANAGILFSESAMKGAHFIELCCQRRIPLLFLQNISGFMVGRQYEAGGIAKDGAKLVTAVATARVPKLTLIVGGSFGAGNYGMCGRAYQPRFLFMWPNARISVMGGEQAASVLATVRRDNIEADGKSWSALDEAEFKAPIRARYEEEGSPYYATARLWDDGIILPSETRRVLSLALSACLNAPIEETKFGVFRM; from the coding sequence GTGACCATCCTCAAGCCTAAGCTCGATGCGAGCTCCCGCGATCTTGCAGCGAACGCCGCCGAATGGGGCAAGCTCGCAGCCGAGTTGCGCGAGCGACGCGCCGTGGTGGCGCAAGGCGGCTCCGCCAAGGCACGCGAGCGCCATGTGGGGCGCGGCAAGCTGCTGCCCCGCGAACGCGTGATGCGGCTTCTCGATCCGGGATCGCCCTTCCTCGAGATCGGGCTTCTCGCCGCGAACGGCCTTTATGGCGACGACATCCACGCAGCCGGCATGATCGCCGGCATCGGGCGCGTCGAGGGGCGCGAGGTGATGATCGTGTGCAACGATTCCACCATCAAGGGCGGCACCTATTACCCGATGACGGTGAAGAAGCATTTGCGCGCCCAGGAAATCGCGCGCGAGAACCGCTTGCCTTGCATCTATCTCGTCGATTCGGGGGGCGCCAACCTGCCCCATCAGACGGAGGTGTTTCCCGACCGGGAGCATTTCGGCCGCATCTTCTACAACCAGGCCAATCTGTCCTCGTTCGGCATCCCGCAGATCGCCGTGGTGATGGGATCGTGCACGGCGGGCGGCGCCTATGTGCCGGCCATGTCGGACGAGACCATCATCGTGCGCAAGCAAGGCACCATCTTCCTAGCGGGCCCGCCTCTGGTGAAGGCCGCGACCGGCGAAGTGGTGTCGGCCGAGGAGCTCGGCGGCGCCGATGTGCATGCGCGCCAGTCGGGCGTCGCCGATCACTACGCGCTCGATGACGGGCACGCGCTGGCCATCGCCCGACGCATCGTCGGCAATCTCAACAGCCGCAAGGAGATCGATATCGTCCTTGCCGAGCCGCGCGAGCCCTTGCATCCGAGCGAGGAGCTCGAGGCCGTCGTGCCGACCGACCTCAAGAAGCAATATGATCCGCGCGAGATCATCGCGCGCCTCGTCGACGGCTCGGAGTTCGACGAGTTCAAGGCGCTCTACGGGCAGACCCTGGTCACCGGCTTCGCCAGGCTGCATGGCGTCCCGGTCGGCATCATCGCCAATGCCGGCATCTTGTTCTCCGAAAGCGCCATGAAGGGAGCCCATTTCATCGAGCTCTGCTGCCAGAGGCGCATCCCGCTGCTGTTCCTGCAGAACATCTCAGGCTTCATGGTGGGACGCCAATACGAGGCGGGCGGCATCGCCAAGGACGGGGCGAAGCTCGTCACTGCGGTCGCGACCGCGCGGGTGCCGAAGCTCACGCTGATCGTCGGCGGTTCTTTCGGGGCCGGCAATTACGGCATGTGCGGGCGCGCCTATCAGCCGCGCTTCCTGTTCATGTGGCCGAATGCCCGGATCTCGGTGATGGGCGGCGAGCAGGCCGCGAGCGTGCTCGCGACCGTGCGCCGCGACAATATCGAGGCCGACGGCAAGAGCTGGAGCGCGCTGGACGAGGCCGAGTTCAAGGCGCCGATCCGGGCGAGATATGAGGAAGAGGGCTCGCCCTATTACGCCACCGCGAGGCTGTGGGATGACGGCATCATCCTGCCTTCCG
- a CDS encoding Undecaprenyl pyrophosphate synthetase has protein sequence MQDDVASHDLASSGARGPRHVAIIMDGNGRWATKRGLPRLEGHRRGVEALRRTVRASIELGISYLTIYSFSSENWRRPAEEVGDLFGLLRLFVRRDLADLHAQGVKVCFIGSRERLPSDIAGLFLEAEKLTRANAGLTLVVAFNYGARQEILSAARAIAKAAQEGKVDPDRLDEEGFEAFLGTIGIPDPDLLIRTSGEQRLSNFLLWQCAYTEFVFTPLLWPDFDRAALEAAIHEFRSRDRRYGGLGSPAASLKERA, from the coding sequence ATGCAAGATGATGTTGCAAGCCATGATCTTGCGAGTTCTGGCGCGCGAGGCCCGCGCCATGTCGCTATCATCATGGACGGCAATGGCCGCTGGGCGACCAAGCGCGGCTTGCCGCGCCTCGAAGGGCATCGGCGCGGCGTCGAGGCGCTGCGGCGCACGGTGCGCGCCTCGATCGAGCTCGGCATCAGCTACCTGACGATCTACAGCTTCTCCTCGGAGAATTGGCGCCGCCCGGCCGAGGAAGTGGGCGATCTCTTCGGCCTTTTGCGCCTGTTCGTGCGCCGCGATCTCGCGGACCTGCATGCGCAAGGCGTCAAGGTGTGCTTCATCGGCTCGCGCGAGCGCCTGCCGTCCGACATTGCCGGGCTGTTCCTGGAAGCCGAGAAACTGACCCGCGCCAATGCCGGGCTCACCCTCGTGGTCGCCTTCAACTATGGCGCAAGGCAGGAGATCCTGAGCGCGGCGCGCGCCATCGCCAAGGCGGCGCAGGAGGGCAAGGTCGATCCGGATCGCCTCGACGAAGAGGGCTTCGAAGCCTTTCTCGGCACGATCGGCATTCCCGATCCCGACCTCCTCATCCGGACCTCCGGCGAGCAGCGCCTGTCGAATTTCCTATTGTGGCAATGCGCCTATACCGAATTCGTCTTCACGCCTCTCCTGTGGCCGGATTTCGATCGCGCCGCGCTCGAAGCGGCGATCCATGAGTTCCGCAGCCGGGATCGCCGCTATGGCGGCCTCGGCTCGCCGGCCGCCTCCTTGAAGGAACGCGCGTGA
- a CDS encoding MFS transporter, MHS family, alpha-ketoglutarate permease, translated as MTDIVQGGLSPAVATPIDYADMRRRIKAIIIGSIGNLVEWYDFYVYTAFSLYFAPAFFPGSDPVIQQRDAAFFFWAGFVVRPLGGWLFGHLADRFGRRGSLMASVLMMCFGSLMIAVLPTYASIGIAAPLLLGLARIIQGISLGGEYGASATYLSEVADPQRRGFYSSFQYVTLIGGQLAAILVLLVLQKLFLTNEEITAWGWRIPFVIGALLAVIAAVMRSQLHETEAFEAAKKTVQKTSSLKALMAHPREVLLVIGLTLGGTCAFYTYTTYMQTFLKLSVGLDSDTTTLVVAGSLIFAIILQPIYGYVSDHIGRRPVLTWFGVCGVVFTYALLTGIQATKNAPAAFCMICFAWIIVAGYTSINAIVKAELFPTRIRATGVGLPYALTVSIFGGTAPLIALQLKSMGHESWFYLYLTGCILVSLLVYTLMRDTKLESAMERHE; from the coding sequence ATGACGGATATCGTGCAGGGGGGCCTGTCGCCGGCGGTGGCGACGCCGATCGACTACGCCGATATGAGGCGACGCATCAAGGCGATCATCATCGGCTCCATCGGCAACCTCGTCGAATGGTACGATTTCTACGTCTACACCGCGTTCTCGCTCTATTTCGCGCCGGCCTTCTTCCCGGGCTCCGATCCCGTCATCCAGCAGCGCGACGCTGCCTTCTTCTTCTGGGCGGGCTTCGTGGTGCGCCCGCTCGGCGGCTGGTTGTTCGGGCATCTCGCCGATCGATTCGGGCGCCGCGGTTCCCTGATGGCGTCAGTGCTGATGATGTGCTTCGGCTCGCTGATGATCGCGGTCCTGCCGACTTACGCCTCGATCGGCATCGCAGCACCGCTGCTTCTCGGCCTTGCCCGCATCATCCAGGGGATCAGCCTCGGCGGCGAATATGGCGCGAGCGCCACCTATCTGAGCGAGGTCGCCGATCCGCAGCGGCGCGGCTTCTATTCGAGCTTCCAATATGTGACGCTGATCGGCGGCCAGCTTGCGGCGATCCTCGTGCTGCTCGTGCTGCAGAAGCTCTTCCTGACCAATGAGGAGATTACGGCCTGGGGCTGGCGCATCCCCTTCGTCATCGGCGCGCTGCTCGCCGTCATCGCGGCCGTGATGCGTTCGCAGCTTCATGAGACCGAAGCCTTCGAAGCGGCGAAGAAGACCGTGCAGAAGACGAGCTCGCTCAAGGCGCTCATGGCGCATCCGCGCGAGGTTCTCCTGGTGATCGGCCTGACGCTCGGGGGCACCTGCGCCTTCTACACCTACACCACTTACATGCAGACCTTCCTCAAGCTCTCGGTCGGACTCGATTCCGACACGACTACGCTCGTCGTCGCCGGCTCGCTGATCTTCGCGATCATCCTGCAGCCGATCTACGGTTACGTGTCCGATCATATCGGACGCCGGCCGGTGCTGACCTGGTTCGGCGTGTGCGGGGTGGTCTTCACCTATGCGCTGCTCACCGGCATCCAGGCGACCAAGAACGCACCTGCCGCGTTCTGCATGATCTGCTTCGCCTGGATCATCGTCGCCGGCTACACCTCGATCAACGCCATCGTGAAGGCGGAACTCTTTCCGACACGCATTCGAGCGACGGGTGTCGGCCTGCCTTATGCGCTCACGGTCTCGATCTTCGGCGGCACCGCGCCGCTCATCGCCCTCCAGCTCAAATCCATGGGCCACGAGTCCTGGTTCTATCTCTACCTCACCGGCTGCATCCTGGTCTCGCTTCTCGTCTACACCCTGATGCGCGACACCAAGCTCGAATCGGCGATGGAGAGGCATGAGTGA
- a CDS encoding phosphatidate cytidylyltransferase → MRGEPNSSSARPSLFTRLREHELTSRVASAFGLALLALGATAWGGAAFAVFWAAASVFFLAEFLVMVAYKPLVVGIAVGGLGLAGSALILLQPGALPVGLAVIGLAGLVMAACAAGSAARYLSVAGLVYAACVALPVILIRSQPLHGLAATLWLYAVVWATDIGAYFVGRSLGGPKLWPRISPKKTWSGLVGGTLIGVGAASLANLCWPVLPLSAGAVAGISSLASLAAHAGDLMESALKRRYSIKDSSQLIPGHGGFMDRLDGFAAASIVIALALRIAV, encoded by the coding sequence GTGAGGGGCGAGCCAAATTCTTCCAGCGCACGACCATCCCTCTTCACGCGACTCCGAGAACACGAACTCACCTCACGCGTGGCCTCAGCCTTCGGCCTGGCGCTGCTCGCGCTCGGCGCGACGGCTTGGGGCGGGGCGGCTTTCGCGGTGTTCTGGGCCGCCGCTTCCGTCTTCTTCCTTGCGGAATTCCTGGTCATGGTCGCCTATAAGCCCTTGGTCGTGGGCATCGCGGTCGGCGGGCTTGGCCTTGCAGGGTCGGCGCTCATACTCCTTCAGCCGGGCGCGCTTCCCGTGGGCCTTGCCGTCATCGGCCTGGCCGGGCTCGTGATGGCGGCTTGCGCGGCAGGCAGCGCTGCGCGCTATCTCAGTGTCGCCGGCCTCGTCTATGCGGCTTGCGTCGCGCTTCCCGTCATCCTGATCAGATCGCAGCCCCTGCATGGCCTCGCTGCGACGCTGTGGCTCTACGCCGTGGTCTGGGCCACCGATATCGGGGCTTATTTCGTCGGCCGCAGCCTCGGCGGGCCGAAGCTGTGGCCCCGCATCAGCCCGAAGAAGACCTGGTCCGGCCTGGTGGGGGGAACGCTCATCGGGGTCGGCGCGGCGAGCCTTGCCAATCTGTGCTGGCCTGTCCTGCCGCTTTCCGCGGGAGCCGTGGCAGGAATCAGTTCGCTTGCGAGCCTAGCGGCCCATGCGGGGGATCTCATGGAATCGGCCCTCAAGCGCAGATACAGCATCAAGGATTCAAGCCAACTCATTCCAGGACATGGCGGATTCATGGACCGGCTTGACGGATTTGCGGCCGCGTCGATCGTTATTGCGCTCGCCTTGCGCATCGCCGTTTGA
- a CDS encoding regulator of sigma E protease gives MDLLSLATQMMHVLTANIVPMLVLLGIVVFVHELGHFLVGRWCGVGVWTFSIGFGPELFGFNDRHGTRWRLAAVPLGGYVKFYGDQNAASAPDLAEVAKMTPEERRRSLPAQPLWARALIVAAGPLANFLLAIVVFSATSYFYGKAVLTPRIERVEPASAAATAGFLPGDVVLKIDGQPIQGFSELQMAVSSRPGETLSFVVARAGRDVTLVATPVATDLKTPFGKQRGGFLGVSPSSDPSDLHYIYPSLLGSIGTGMSDTFGFVERTLSYIGGMLLGRESASQLSGPLGIGQAVGVVAGWGLGALLNFMALMSVSIGLINLFPIPILDGGHLLLYAIEGSRGRPLSEKAQEMSFRMGLALVVALMLFVTFNDILKITSS, from the coding sequence ATGGATCTCCTTTCACTGGCGACACAGATGATGCATGTCCTGACCGCAAACATCGTCCCCATGCTGGTGCTGCTCGGCATCGTCGTCTTCGTGCATGAGCTGGGGCACTTCCTGGTCGGCCGCTGGTGCGGCGTCGGCGTCTGGACCTTTTCGATCGGCTTCGGACCCGAGCTGTTCGGCTTCAACGACCGGCACGGGACACGTTGGCGGCTCGCGGCCGTGCCGCTTGGCGGCTATGTCAAGTTCTACGGCGATCAGAATGCGGCGAGCGCGCCGGACCTCGCCGAGGTCGCGAAGATGACTCCGGAGGAGCGGCGCAGGAGCCTGCCGGCTCAGCCACTCTGGGCGCGGGCCCTCATCGTGGCCGCGGGTCCTCTGGCCAATTTCCTGCTCGCCATCGTCGTGTTCTCGGCGACGTCGTATTTCTACGGCAAGGCGGTGCTGACGCCGCGTATCGAGCGGGTCGAGCCGGCGAGCGCGGCTGCGACTGCGGGCTTCCTGCCGGGCGACGTCGTCCTCAAGATCGACGGGCAGCCGATCCAGGGCTTCTCCGAGCTGCAGATGGCGGTCAGCAGCCGTCCAGGTGAGACCTTGAGCTTCGTCGTGGCGCGCGCAGGTCGCGACGTGACGCTCGTCGCCACGCCTGTCGCGACCGATCTCAAGACGCCTTTCGGCAAGCAGCGCGGCGGCTTCCTCGGCGTCAGCCCGTCCAGCGATCCGAGCGACCTGCACTACATCTATCCCTCCCTGCTCGGCTCGATCGGCACGGGCATGTCCGACACCTTCGGCTTCGTCGAAAGGACGCTATCCTATATCGGCGGCATGCTGCTCGGCCGCGAATCCGCCTCGCAGCTCTCGGGCCCGCTGGGGATTGGTCAGGCCGTCGGCGTGGTGGCGGGCTGGGGCCTCGGGGCGCTGCTCAATTTCATGGCGCTGATGTCGGTGTCGATCGGGCTCATCAACCTCTTCCCGATCCCGATTCTCGATGGCGGCCATCTGCTGCTCTACGCGATCGAGGGCTCGCGCGGGCGCCCCTTGAGCGAGAAGGCGCAGGAGATGAGCTTCCGCATGGGGCTCGCTTTGGTGGTGGCGCTGATGTTGTTCGTCACCTTCAACGATATCTTGAAGATCACCTCATCCTGA
- a CDS encoding ATP diphosphatase: protein MDDEFAGAVRRDEAATQEMRDQGRGFAPSREIEALIAIMAALRDKETGCPWDLRQSFASIAPYTIEEAYEVADAIAKGDMAELREELGDLLLQVVFHAQMGEEAGLFDFADVVEAITAKLIRRHPHVFGGARGAKLGEVNAAWERIKQEEKAHKAGADPERVAAPASLLDGIALALPALTRAEKLQARAARIGFDWRTPEPILAKLREEIAEFEAALEAKDQAALTDEMGDLLFTLANLSRRLGIDPEAAARGANAKFERRFRAMEAKAAGAEREMAAMSLDELEALWVEAKRQVG from the coding sequence ATGGATGACGAGTTCGCCGGAGCGGTGCGGCGCGACGAGGCGGCGACACAGGAGATGAGGGATCAGGGGCGCGGCTTCGCGCCTTCGCGCGAGATCGAGGCGCTCATCGCCATCATGGCGGCGCTGCGCGACAAGGAGACCGGCTGCCCCTGGGACCTCAGGCAGAGCTTCGCCTCGATCGCCCCTTATACGATCGAAGAGGCTTATGAGGTCGCCGATGCGATCGCCAAGGGCGACATGGCCGAATTGCGCGAGGAGCTCGGCGATCTGCTGCTCCAAGTCGTTTTCCATGCGCAGATGGGCGAAGAGGCCGGGCTTTTCGATTTCGCCGACGTGGTCGAGGCGATCACCGCAAAGCTCATCCGCCGCCACCCGCATGTGTTCGGCGGGGCGCGCGGTGCGAAGCTCGGTGAGGTCAACGCCGCCTGGGAGCGGATCAAGCAAGAGGAGAAGGCGCACAAAGCTGGCGCCGATCCCGAGCGCGTCGCGGCGCCGGCGAGCCTTCTCGACGGCATCGCGCTTGCCCTGCCGGCGCTAACCCGCGCCGAGAAGCTGCAGGCGCGCGCGGCGCGCATCGGCTTCGACTGGCGCACGCCCGAGCCCATCCTCGCCAAGCTGCGCGAGGAGATCGCCGAGTTCGAGGCCGCCCTGGAGGCGAAGGATCAGGCAGCGCTCACCGACGAAATGGGCGATCTCCTGTTCACTCTCGCCAACCTCTCGCGCCGGCTCGGCATCGATCCGGAAGCGGCGGCGCGCGGCGCCAACGCCAAGTTCGAGCGCCGCTTCCGGGCAATGGAGGCGAAAGCTGCGGGCGCCGAGCGCGAGATGGCGGCAATGAGCCTTGACGAGCTCGAGGCGCTTTGGGTCGAGGCCAAGCGCCAGGTCGGCTGA
- a CDS encoding uridylate kinase yields MQTETAQPPSPRHPSRILIKLSGEALAGEGAFGLDPPTVARIARDLGAVHASGSEVAVVVGGGNFFRGIKGLEQGIDRARGDSIGMLATLMNALALEGALESFGFPARTQSAVPAPSICESYSRQQARDHLGRGRIVVLGGGTGNPYFTTDTAGVLRAAELSCDLVVKATQVDGVYDADPRKDPNAKRFDEITHAEAIRRDLKIMDTAAFALAREARLPIIVCALMGEHAIADALSGRRPSTRITP; encoded by the coding sequence ATGCAAACCGAGACGGCTCAACCGCCATCACCCCGCCACCCCTCCCGTATCCTGATCAAGCTCTCCGGCGAGGCGCTGGCAGGCGAGGGGGCTTTCGGCCTCGACCCGCCGACGGTCGCCCGCATCGCGCGCGATCTCGGCGCCGTCCACGCCAGCGGCAGCGAAGTTGCGGTCGTGGTCGGGGGTGGAAATTTCTTCCGTGGTATCAAGGGTTTGGAGCAAGGCATCGATCGGGCGCGGGGCGACTCGATCGGCATGCTGGCGACACTCATGAATGCTCTGGCGCTGGAGGGGGCGCTCGAATCCTTCGGTTTCCCGGCCCGCACCCAATCGGCGGTGCCTGCCCCCTCGATCTGCGAATCCTATTCGCGCCAGCAGGCCCGCGACCATCTCGGGCGGGGCCGCATCGTGGTGCTCGGCGGGGGCACCGGCAACCCGTATTTCACCACCGACACGGCGGGAGTGCTTCGCGCCGCCGAATTGTCGTGCGACCTTGTCGTCAAGGCGACGCAGGTCGATGGCGTCTACGATGCAGATCCGCGTAAGGACCCGAATGCCAAGCGCTTTGACGAGATCACCCATGCCGAAGCCATCAGACGCGATCTGAAGATCATGGATACGGCCGCTTTCGCCCTTGCCCGCGAGGCGCGGTTGCCGATAATCGTATGTGCACTGATGGGTGAGCACGCCATCGCCGACGCGCTTTCCGGTCGGCGGCCCTCGACTCGCATCACGCCCTGA